The DNA window ATTTTGAGCAAGGTCAAACTTCTTCTTTCGCAAATCAACCTAGGAGGAGGAGGATCATGAGAGAAAACACAGATAATTCTGGAACACGCAAgggttcatcatcatcttctatTCACATCAATGAACCTGATGATTATAAGGACACATGCAGAAATGTTGAAAATAGAGAAAGGGATCAATCTGACAATAAAGATGTAACCGGCCAAAAGATATCGTTGTACAACAATGATATGTATATAGGAAAGCCCATTCATGACCTAGATCTTTCCAACTGTGAGAATGTCACTCCAAGTTACCGTCTTCTTCCTAAGGATTACCCAATTCCTTTGTGTAGTTATAGGACAGAAATTGGTAATGAAGTACTCAATGATCATTGGGTATCTGTTTCTTCAGGACGTGATGATTATTCTTCCAAGGACATGTGTCAAGATCCGTATGAAGAAATCTTGTTTCAATGTGAAGATGATAGATATGAAATGGATTTATTAATGGAGTCTGTGAATGCCACAATTTTGCTTGTTGAGGATCTTttggagaaaataaataacaatgcCATTGCGGCAGATTGTCTTATAGAGCAATTTACAGCTCTGAATCTAGGGTGCATTGAACGAATATATGGCGTCCATGGTCTTGATTTCATTGATGTATTGAAGAAGAACGCACCTCATGCTTTACCGGTTCTATTAAGACGCTTGAAGCAGAAACAAGAAGAGTGGACTAGATGCCGTGTTGAATTTAACAAGGTTTGGGCTGAAAGTTTTGCTAAGAATTATTAACAAGCACTTGATCATCGTAATGCTTACTTCAAGCAGCAAGATTCTAGGAATTTGAGCGAAAAAGCCTCGTTGAATGAGAACAAAGAGATCAGAGACACAAACGAAACAAAAGAACGATGATCAGCTGATActaaatttgaagatgattGTGGAGGGCGATCTTTGGAAATCAGTTTTATGGTCTCTTCATAGACAAGTTGATATTCAAGATTGGCAAACTGCTTGCAGCCAATAAGAAAGACAATAAACTTGTACAGCTTTATTATCCATTCGAAAGATTGTAAAAGTTATTTACTGCTTTTATCTATAGGTTTTATTCAGTCTTATATCTATTCTCAAAATTTGTCTAATTCAAATTCCATTAATTTCTATATCTCCAAATGTCGGAACACATATTGAAGATAACTGTCATTGCATGTAAGATTACGATCCCTACACGAGTTATAAGGTGCACAAAATTACATCCAAAGCCATTGATCGAGCCTTGTTCATTATTAGATTATAACACtatttttcaaacaatattatatttcatcaGTAATAGAATTCagaaattacaaatttatatttttaacaagtcTATTGCATTCtctatttataaaagaaaatttgaaataatgatACAATGTAgacaacattttaaataatccaaggTTAGGTATGCAACTATAtcaatataaatgaatttggaGCTTTTATAGCTACTTGATGAATTTGAGTTactattataagaaaaaataattatgttgacTGAATTgtattaaatgtaaaatataaatggtatttattaatttagtaaaACGATCAGGGGTGATACAGACTTTGTAACTACCTCACATTAatcaataacaaatttatttccTTTGCCTTCTCTCAATTCTGTTTTCTTGATTGATATTGACTAGCAAACCATATCAATCTTGCTTGGTTTGTTCATGGTATCATAGGTTCATACTCTTCTTTAGATACAAAGGGAATGATTCAACCAATAAGAATCAAGTAGTAAAATATCAAACCATATTTTGACTAATATATTGAATGATCATCATCTTCAAACACAAATCAAGACATAGAGGCTCGACTCTCGACTGAAGAAGAGAATGATGAACAAGATCAAAAATACACCTCATTACAAATTCTGTACTAACTAGATCTCACTATTATTAGTGGTCTACAAGTATTAGGCTGGTGTTGGAGGCGAAAATGAAGGTTGGATTCATCGACGGAACATTTAAGATGTCATTGAATGCAAATGGAGCAATACAATGATGGCTCGTGGATATTATAATGAGAaactggataatgaacaacgtgaaacaaaatttaaaaataaaatgttataactgCTCAACAATTATGGAAAGATATTCAAAATACGTATAAATATAGTAATGGAATAAAACTATACCTTTAAAGCCAATAAGAAAGTGCAACAAATAGCAGAAGATGTTGAAAAGCAAAGTTATTTCAGTTTCTGATTGGAGTAATCACTCTTATAAACAATAGCcaagagaaaaacaaaaaaaattccaattttCTTCCGAAACTAAAATTTTTATGGTCTTGTAAAATACTTTTATCTTTATCAAATAGCAAATCACATGCtcatctttaatcaaattttctatatattaattctaaatttacCATAAAAGGTCTTTGGAAAACCAACTTCCTTTTCGGTAATAAAATTGCACAAATCTAAGAATGATTATTGTGATTCTCgattttattgataatgttGTCTTATGGGTtgtaaaccaaataaaataccAATTGCAGATCCTTCTAGATAAAGAAGTTTATTAAAAGACActatatcttaattatattagactGACATTACTTTTGTTGTATAACCAttgtttcaatttattaatcaacTAAGGAATCATTTGAAGCAACTTTATATTTggttaaatatttgaagggTTCAATTTTGTTGGGACTGTTTTTTCTATCTGACAGACATTCTCTAATTCTAATTTGGACTCTGTCCAAAAAGAAGGAAATCATTATCATGCTTGGTAATTctgttatattttgaaaacaaaatcattGTATCTTGTTTCAGCAGCTGAGTATCGCATCTTGACTGTGACGGTTCGCAAAATTAAGTGTCTTCCATCTCATTATTGATTTCAGAGTTGTTTTTCAATTACCCAATACATACATTGTGATAAAAAGACATCTATTCATATATTTCATAAGCTGACAAACTATCTAGATATTGATTGTTATGTGGTTTGAAATAAGTTTCTATATGGTTTTATAAGATTGCAGCACATGTCCACGAAATTAtagattattgatatttttacaaAGTTTTGGACTATCCACAATTCAATTTTCTTTGATAacaattatttatcaaaaaatgataaagattTTATCTTTGATGGTGCAGTATCAATATAAATGAATGTGAAGCTTTTATAGCAACTTGATGAGTTTGAATTACTAtcttaagaattttttttattgactgAGCTGTATTGAATGTAAAGTATAAGGGTCATTATTAATTTAGTAAAATTAATAGAAATTCATAGCTAGATGA is part of the Impatiens glandulifera chromosome 1, dImpGla2.1, whole genome shotgun sequence genome and encodes:
- the LOC124926337 gene encoding paired amphipathic helix protein Sin3-like 4 produces the protein MKRPSRDVYTERREERTTYDGVLYLGDVKFTFQDNKAIYEQFLDVMTDFKTQRTNRTAVMARVKDLFTGHRHLILGFNTFLPRGCQITLPPEEEEEEACEEEQGRRSQRLKMKREERGWRDHCDDDTHFEQGQTSSFANQPRRRRIMRENTDNSGTRKGSSSSSIHINEPDDYKDTCRNVENRERDQSDNKDVTGQKISLYNNDMYIGKPIHDLDLSNCENVTPSYRLLPKDYPIPLCSYRTEIGNEVLNDHWVSVSSGRDDYSSKDMCQDPYEEILFQCEDDRYEMDLLMESVNATILLVEDLLEKINNNAIAADCLIEQFTALNLGCIERIYGVHGLDFIDVLKKNAPHALPVLLRRLKQKQEEWTRCRVEFNKVWAESFAKNY